From Daucus carota subsp. sativus chromosome 6, DH1 v3.0, whole genome shotgun sequence, the proteins below share one genomic window:
- the LOC108224615 gene encoding protein EXORDIUM-like 2, producing the protein MASIYTFAILLIFLVATAKPTSASSRKLTALVQEQPLTLKYHNGALLKGKIAINLVWYGTFTPTQRSIIVDYLTSLSSVHRSPPPSAASWWRTTENYHGGASTVVVGTQTLDEKYSLGKSLKTQHLILLASKANTLRSVNVVLTAKDVAVEGFCMSRCGTHGSTRMKTGSTRLAYAWVGNSETQCPGQCAWPFHQPIYGPQTPPLVAPNGDVGVDGMIINLATVLAGTVTNPYNNGYFQGPATAPLEAVSACTGVFGSGAYPGYPGKVLVDKSSGASYNVHGVNGRRFLVPAMWDPKTSTCRTMV; encoded by the coding sequence ATGGCCTCTATTTACACTTTTGCCATCCTCCTCATTTTCCTCGTCGCCACTGCTAAACCCACCTCAGCTTCTTCTCGAAAACTCACAGCTCTAGTCCAAGAACAACCACTCACTCTCAAATACCATAACGGCGCACTTCTCAAAGGAAAAATAGCAATTAATCTCGTGTGGTACGGCACCTTCACTCCTACTCAACGCTCCATCATCGTCGACTATCTCACCTCTCTCAGCTCCGTCCACCGTTCTCCTCCACCCTCCGCCGCCTCATGGTGGAGAACCACCGAGAATTACCACGGCGGCGCCTCCACCGTCGTTGTCGGAACGCAAACTCTCGACGAGAAATACTCTCTCGGGAAGTCCTTGAAAACGCAACATCTCATACTATTAGCTTCTAAAGCCAATACGTTACGCTCTGTCAACGTGGTCTTGACGGCGAAAGACGTGGCCGTTGAGGGGTTCTGCATGAGCCGGTGCGGTACCCACGGTTCGACCCGAATGAAAACCGGGTCGACCCGACTTGCTTACGCTTGGGTGGGTAACTCGGAGACCCAGTGCCCGGGTCAGTGTGCATGGCCGTTTCACCAACCGATATATGGGCCTCAAACTCCGCCGTTAGTTGCACCAAACGGCGACGTCGGAGTTGACGGAATGATTATTAATTTGGCGACGGTTTTGGCGGGAACCGTGACGAACCCGTATAATAACGGGTATTTTCAGGGTCCGGCCACGGCTCCGTTGGAAGCGGTGTCTGCGTGTACGGGGGTGTTCGGGTCGGGTGCGTACCCGGGTTACCCGGGAAAAGTGCTGGTGGATAAGAGTAGCGGGGCGAGCTATAATGTGCATGGGGTGAACGGGAGGAGATTTTTGGTTCCGGCAATGTGGGACCCAAAAACATCTACCTGTAGAACTATGGTTTGA
- the LOC108225436 gene encoding UDP-glycosyltransferase 85A8 yields MGSNKPHAMCIPVPTQGHISPMLKLAKLLHHKGFHISFVNTEFNHRRLLHSRGPAALDGLPDFRYYAIPDGIPPSDPNATQSPPLIFSYTPVHCLKPITSLVSQFNEANVDSDVPPVTCIIADGLMTFALKVADQFRIAKVLFWTASTCGLLAYSQYGQLVERGYTPLKDESYVTNGYLDAIVDGIPGMKDMKLRDFPSFVRTTDINDIMFNHLKNEAQAISNCDALIIHTFDALEKDSVDALLPIQPHIYTVGPMLNNMQDEKLKFMGSNLWKEEISCFDWLDQREANSVLYVNFGSITVMSAKHLSEFAWGLAKSKKHFLWIIRPDVVSGDSAMLAPEFLSETENRGVIASWCPQEQVLNHPAIAGFLTHSGWNSTIESIAAGVPMISWPFFAEQQTNCRYCCVEWGIGMEINNEVKRDEVEVLVRELMDGEKGKMMKENVMDFKKKAQEAMGPNGSSLKNFNRLINEVLLPR; encoded by the exons ATGGGTTCCAACAAGCCCCATGCTATGTGCATTCCTGTTCCAACTCAAGGCCACATTAGCCCCATGCTCAAACTAGCCAAGCTCCTCCACCACAAAGGCTTCCACATTTCATTTGTTAACACCGAATTCAACCACAGGCGCCTGCTCCATTCTCGAGGTCCGGCAGCTCTCGATGGCTTGCCAGACTTCCGCTACTATGCTATCCCTGATGGCATTCCGCCTTCAGATCCCAATGCTACTCAATCCCCACCACTCATATTTTCCTACACTCCTGTACATTGCTTGAAACCAATTACTAGTCTCGTTTCACAGTTCAATGAGGCTAATGTGGACTCGGATGTGCCCCCGGTGACATGCATCATTGCTGATGGTCTCATGACCTTTGCTCTTAAGGTTGCTGACCAGTTTCGGATAGCTAAAGTGTTGTTTTGGACAGCAAGTACTTGTGGACTTCTCGCGTACAGCCAATACGGCCAGCTTGTTGAAAGAGGCTATACACCACTaaaag ATGAGAGCTACGTGACAAATGGATATTTGGATGCAATAGTGGATGGGATTCCAGGAATGAAAGACATGAAACTGAGAGATTTCCCAAGCTTTGTAAGAACAACAGACATCAATGATATAATGTTTAACCACCTGAAAAACGAAGCTCAAGCCATTTCCAACTGTGATGCACTCATTATCCACACTTTTGATGCCCTCGAAAAAGACTCCGTGGATGCTCTTTTGCCCATTCAGCCGCACATTTACACGGTTGGTCCAATGCTTAACAACATGCAGGACGAGAAACTCAAGTTCATGGGCTCAAATTTATGGAAAGAAGaaattagctgttttgactGGCTGGATCAGAGAGAAGCTAACTCTGTTTTGTACGTGAATTTTGGTAGCATAACTGTCATGTCCGCGAAACATTTATCTGAATTTGCATGGGGACTAGCAAAGAGCAAGAAACATTTTCTGTGGATAATTAGGCCTGACGTAGTATCCGGTGACTCTGCCATGCTTGCGCCAGAGTTTCTGAGCGAGACAGAGAACAGAGGAGTCATTGCAAGCTGGTGTCCGCAAGAACAAGTACTGAACCATCCGGCAATTGCTGGATTTTTGACTCATAGCGGATGGAATTCGACTATCGAGAGCATTGCAGCTGGTGTGCCGATGATTTCTTGGCCATTTTTTGCTGAACAGCAGACGAATTGTCGGTATTGTTGCGTGGAATGGGGGATTGGGATGGAGATTAACAATGAAGTGAAGAGAGATGAAGTAGAGGTGCTTGTTAGAGAATTGATGGATGGCGAAAAGGGTAAAATGATGAAGGAGAATGTGATGGATTTTAAGAAGAAAGCACAAGAAGCCATGGGACCTAATGGATCGTCTCTGAAGAACTTCAACAGATTAATAAACGAGGTCCTGTTACCTCGCTAG
- the LOC108224565 gene encoding UDP-glycosyltransferase 85A8, with amino-acid sequence MASQKQATRPHALCIPLPAQGHVNPMLKLAKLLHQRGFHISFVNNEFNHRRLLKARGPAALDGLPDFRYYAIPDGVPPTDPDATQHPALLFTYTPVHCLEPLEKLVSEFNDEASDVPPVTCIIADGLMSFVLKAAQHPEIPKVLFWTTSACGLLGYMQYGQLIERGYTPLKDESYVTNGYLDTVVDGIPGMKGMKLRDFPSFVRTTDINDILFNHLKNEAEAISNCDALVIHTFDALEKDSLDAILAIQPQTYTIGPLLNQMQDKNLEFMGSNLWKEEVSCIDWLNQKEANSVVYVNFGSITVMSKHHLSEFAWGLANSKKQFLWIIRPDVVTGDSAMLPPEFLTETKDRGIIASWCPQEQVLNHPAIAGFLTHNGWNSTIESISGGVPMICWPFFAEQQTNCRYCCVEWGIGMEIDNDVKRDEVEGLVRELMDGEKGKDMRKNVLDLKKKAQEALMPGGSSLKNLDKLIHQVLLHNSNSS; translated from the exons ATGGCTTCCCAAAAACAAGCAACTCGACCCCATGCTCTGTGCattcctcttccagctcaaggTCATGTCAACCCCATGCTCAAACTAGCCAAGCTCCTCCATCAGAGAGGCTTCCATATATCTTTCGTCAACAATGAATTCAATCACAGGCGTCTGCTCAAGGCTCGAGGCCCTGCTGCACTTGATGGCTTGCCAGACTTTAGGTACTATGCCATCCCTGATGGCGTGCCCCCTACGGATCCGGATGCTACTCAGCACCCTGCTTTGTTGTTTACATACACTCCAGTACACTGCTTGGAACCACTTGAGAAACTTGTTTCAGAGTTTAATGATGAAGCCTCTGACGTGCCACCAGTCACTTGTATTATTGCTGATGGTCTCATGAGCTTCGTGCTTAAGGCTGCTCAACACCCTGAGATTCCTAAAGTGTTGTTTTGGACAACAAGTGCATGTGGACTCCTTGGATATATGCAGTATGGACAACTTATTGAAAGAGGCTATACACCACTTAAAG ATGAGAGCTATGTGACAAATGGATATTTGGATACAGTAGTGGATGGAATTCCAGGAATGAAAGGCATGAAATTGAGAGATTTCCCAAGCTTTGTCAGAACAACAGACATCAATGATATTTTGTTTAACCACCTGAAAAACGAAGCTGAAGCCATTTCTAACTGTGATGCACTCGTTATACACACTTTTGACGCGTTGGAAAAAGATTCTCTGGATGCTATTTTGGCCATTCAGCCACAAACTTACACAATTGGTCCATTGCTTAATCAGATGCAAGACAAAAACCTTGAATTCATGGGCTCTAATTTATGGAAAGAAGAAGTTAGCTGCATTGACTGGCTCAATCAGAAAGAAGCCAACTCAGTTGTGTATGTCAACTTCGGTAGTATTACTGTAATGTCTAAGCATCATTTATCTGAATTTGCGTGGGGACTAGCCAACAGCAAGAAACAGTTTTTGTGGATCATTAGGCCTGATGTAGTTACCGGTGACTCTGCCATGCTTCCGCCAGAGTTTCTGACAGAGACAAAGGATAGAGGCATCATTGCAAGTTGGTGTCCACAAGAACAAGTACTGAATCATCCGGCAATTGCTGGATTCCTGACTCATAACGGGTGGAATTCAACAATTGAGAGCATTTCTGGTGGAGTGCCAATGATCTGTTGGCCGTTTTTTGCAGAACAACAGACTAATTGCCGATACTGTTGTGTAGAATGGGGAATTGGAATGGAAATTGATAACGACGTGAAAAGAGATGAAGTGGAAGGGCTTGTGAGAGAATTGATGGATGGTGAAAAGGGTAAAGATATGAGGAAGAATGTACttgacttgaagaagaaagcaCAAGAAGCTTTAATGCCTGGTGGATCGTCTCTGAAGAATTTGGACAAACTTATACATCAGGTTCTACTACATAATTCTAATAGTTCCTGA
- the LOC108226646 gene encoding coniferyl alcohol acyltransferase codes for MIGFSSSWLKIATMGSSERGVEVVVKRTEVVAPFVPLTVQRLPMLNLDLLVPPSDIGILFCYNAGSMNNEVMISMVKRGLSQVLVPFYSLAGEVVLNNEGEPEILCNNHGVDFVQAIADMDLQCLDLHKLDVSVYPCLFPVRKRGVLSVQVTEMRCGALVICCSFDHRVADPHSVSIFLVAWAYMTRSKHCGDDKIASVSSPDYLRSLLHPRNISHPDATIDNNYVLFEAASSDSPQAPVHHH; via the exons ATGATTGGTTTCTCAAGTAGTTGGCTAAAAATTGCTACAATGGGTTCATCTGAAAGAGGAGTTGAGGTGGTAGTGAAGAGGACAGAGGTGGTGGCACCTTTCGTGCCACTTACAGTGCAACGGCTACCCATGTTGAATTTGGACCTTTTGGTGCCCCCTAGTGACATTGGAATTTTGTTCTGCTATAACGCGGGAAGCATGAATAATGAGGTGATGATAAGCATGGTGAAGAGAGGGCTGAGTCAAGTATTGGTACCCTTTTATTCGCTTGCTGGAGAAGTAGTTCTCAATAATGAAGGCGAACCTGAAATACTTTGCAATAATCACGGTGTGGATTTTGTCCAGGCTATCGCGGATATGGATCTCCAATGTCTTGATCTCCACAAACTAGATGTTTCTGTCTATCCTTGCCTTTTTCCTGTAAGAAAACGTGGTGTTCTTTCGGTACAG GTGACAGAGATGAGGTGTGGCGCGTTGGTGATATGCTGCAGCTTTGATCACCGCGTAGCTGACCCTCACTCAGTTAGCATCTTCCTAGTTGCATGGGCTTATATGACCAGATCCAAACACTGCGGTGATGATAAAATCGCATCAGTATCCTCCCCTGACTATCTCCGTTCACTCCTCCATCCTCGAAATATCAGCCACCCTGATGCTACCATTGACAACAACTATGTTTTATTCGAAGCTGCATCATCTGATTCCCCACAAGCACCAGTGCACCACCATTAG